In one window of Accipiter gentilis chromosome 28, bAccGen1.1, whole genome shotgun sequence DNA:
- the GCK gene encoding hexokinase-4 isoform X2, translating to MLVKVGEGEEGQWKVKTKHQMYSIPEDAMTGTAEMLFDYISECISDFLDKHQMKHKKLPLGFTFSFPVRHEDIDKGILLNWTKGFKASGAEGNNVVGLLRDAIKRRGDFEMDVVAMVNDTVATMISCYYEDHRCEVGMIVGTGCNACYMEEMQNVELVEGDEGRMCVNTEWGAFGASGELDEFLLEYDRVVDETSLNPGQQLYEKIIGGKYMGEIVRLVLLKLVDENLLFNGEASEKLKTRGTFETRFMSQIESDSDDRKQIYNILTAFELLPSGTDCDIVRMVCESVSTRAAQMCSAGLAGVINRMRESRSQETLKITVGVDGSVYKLHPSFKDRFHATVRQLTPGCDITFIQSEEGSGRGAALISAVACKMACMMGQ from the exons ctctTCGACTACATCTCTGAGTGCATCTCTGATTTCCTGGACAAGCACCAGATGAAGCACAAAAAGCTGCCCCTGGgcttcaccttctccttccccgTGCGGCACGAGGACATCGACAAG GGCATCCTCCTGAATTGGACCAAGGGCTTCAAAGCCTCTGGCGCGGAAGGGAACAATGTGGTCGGGCTCCTGAGAGATGCCATCAAACGGCGAGGG gacTTCGAGATGGACGTGGTGGCGATGGTGAACGACACGGTGGCCACGATGATCTCCTGCTACTACGAAGATCACCGGTGCGAGGTTGGGATGATTGTGG GGACAGGCTGCAATGCCTGCTACATGGAGGAGATGCAGAACGTGGAGCTGGTGGAGGGCGACGAGGGGCGGATGTGCGTCAACACGGAGTGGGGGGCTTTCGGCGCCTCGGGGGAGCTGGACGAGTTCCTCCTGGAGTACGACCGCGTGGTGGACGAGACCTCACTTAACCCCGGTCAGCAACT CTACGAGAAGATCATCGGGGGGAAGTACATGGGGGAGATCGTCCGGCTGGTGCTGCTGAAGCTGGTGGACGAGAACCTGCTCTTCAACGGGGAGGCCTCCGAGAAGCTCAAGACCCGTGGGACCTTCGAGACCCGCTTCATGTCACAGATCGAGAG cgaCTCTGACGACCGCAAGCAGATCTACAACATCCTGACGGCCTTCGAGCTGCTGCCCTCAGGGACGGACTGTGACATTGTGCGGATGGTCTGTGAGAGCGTCTCCACCCGCGCTGCCCAGATGTGCTCGGCCGGGCTGGCCGGCGTCATCAACCGCATGCGGGAAAGCCGGAGCCAGGAGACCCTCAAAATCACTGTGGGGGTTGACGGCTCCGTCTACAAGCTCCATCCCAG CTTCAAGGACCGCTTCCATGCCACGGTTCGGCAGCTGACACCCGGCTGCGACATCACCTTCATCCAGTCAGAGGAAGGCAGCGGCCGTGGGGCCGCACTCATCTCGGCCGTCGCCTGCAAAATGGCCTGCATGATGGGGCAGTGA
- the GCK gene encoding hexokinase-4 isoform X3, giving the protein MGEIVRLVLLKLVDENLLFNGEASEKLKTRGTFETRFMSQIESDSDDRKQIYNILTAFELLPSGTDCDIVRMVCESVSTRAAQMCSAGLAGVINRMRESRSQETLKITVGVDGSVYKLHPSFKDRFHATVRQLTPGCDITFIQSEEGSGRGAALISAVACKMACMMGQ; this is encoded by the exons ATGGGGGAGATCGTCCGGCTGGTGCTGCTGAAGCTGGTGGACGAGAACCTGCTCTTCAACGGGGAGGCCTCCGAGAAGCTCAAGACCCGTGGGACCTTCGAGACCCGCTTCATGTCACAGATCGAGAG cgaCTCTGACGACCGCAAGCAGATCTACAACATCCTGACGGCCTTCGAGCTGCTGCCCTCAGGGACGGACTGTGACATTGTGCGGATGGTCTGTGAGAGCGTCTCCACCCGCGCTGCCCAGATGTGCTCGGCCGGGCTGGCCGGCGTCATCAACCGCATGCGGGAAAGCCGGAGCCAGGAGACCCTCAAAATCACTGTGGGGGTTGACGGCTCCGTCTACAAGCTCCATCCCAG CTTCAAGGACCGCTTCCATGCCACGGTTCGGCAGCTGACACCCGGCTGCGACATCACCTTCATCCAGTCAGAGGAAGGCAGCGGCCGTGGGGCCGCACTCATCTCGGCCGTCGCCTGCAAAATGGCCTGCATGATGGGGCAGTGA